The following proteins are co-located in the Trichormus variabilis 0441 genome:
- a CDS encoding DoxX family protein translates to MSSVIDQGYHRQELFRGILAVAIIIVGITHFLRPEQYARIVPPPFPPFTSVYVSGFFEILGGIGLMIPFVSVAAAWGLISLFIAVFPANIYMTLHNIPIDGIPHNQLLYLARLPFQAVLIAWAYLYTHRSTPEGNSKTMS, encoded by the coding sequence ATGTCTTCTGTAATTGACCAAGGATATCATCGCCAAGAATTATTCCGTGGTATTTTAGCGGTAGCTATCATCATCGTCGGCATCACGCATTTTTTGAGACCAGAGCAGTATGCTCGGATTGTACCACCACCATTTCCGCCATTTACATCAGTCTACGTTAGCGGGTTTTTTGAAATTCTCGGTGGTATCGGCTTAATGATTCCATTTGTCAGCGTCGCCGCAGCATGGGGATTGATCTCCTTATTTATTGCTGTGTTTCCTGCCAATATTTATATGACGCTACATAACATTCCCATTGATGGCATTCCGCATAATCAATTACTCTATTTGGCAAGATTACCATTTCAGGCTGTGTTAATTGCCTGGGCATACTTGTATACTCACAGGTCAACCCCGGAGGGGAATTCAAAAACGATGAGTTAG
- a CDS encoding DUF1499 domain-containing protein, producing MLRLLKPFAFRQLLWGMVSAVLFLTSMVIFPAPTWASHSGLGVDSGHLSACPSSPNCVVSQNADPKHAIEPIPYHVDRDKARETLLKVLTVVPRTEVVEQTDNYIHALSKSRIFKFVDDVEFYLPTNESVIHLRSASRIGDSDLGVNRRRMEQIRLALQDLNI from the coding sequence ATGTTACGTCTACTAAAACCTTTCGCTTTTCGCCAACTCCTATGGGGTATGGTTTCGGCAGTATTATTCTTGACAAGTATGGTCATATTTCCTGCACCTACTTGGGCTTCTCATTCTGGGTTGGGGGTTGATAGCGGTCATTTAAGTGCTTGTCCAAGTTCCCCAAATTGTGTTGTCAGTCAAAATGCTGATCCTAAACACGCCATTGAACCAATTCCCTATCATGTAGACCGCGACAAAGCACGAGAAACTTTACTCAAGGTGTTGACAGTTGTACCGCGTACGGAGGTTGTAGAACAGACTGATAACTATATCCATGCCCTTTCTAAGAGCCGTATTTTTAAATTTGTTGATGATGTAGAATTTTACTTACCTACAAATGAGTCAGTAATTCATCTGCGATCGGCATCTCGTATCGGAGATTCGGATCTTGGTGTTAATCGTAGGCGTATGGAGCAAATTCGTCTAGCTTTACAGGATTTGAATATTTAA
- a CDS encoding RDD family protein, whose protein sequence is MTIERIPKKHYPKADIWRRGFALGVDFLGVWLVSSFLGNSGGIGIQVVQILVFVIGWLILRVLVVFNNQGQSLGRWAFDLKVLEVENGEVVPRIPELLALFKREVIIGFGVLLLSIALGNIRLNPTAILLVIPLAIDCGAAFSDTQMRQAWHDRYAGTFIVSSSRGYSLDLKIKRIVGTLRRNVRR, encoded by the coding sequence ATGACTATCGAACGCATCCCCAAAAAACATTACCCTAAGGCTGATATTTGGCGAAGAGGTTTCGCTTTGGGTGTCGATTTTCTTGGTGTTTGGTTAGTTAGTTCCTTCTTGGGTAATAGTGGTGGTATCGGTATTCAAGTTGTGCAAATTTTAGTTTTTGTGATTGGTTGGTTAATTTTGCGGGTGTTGGTTGTCTTTAACAACCAAGGACAAAGTTTAGGGCGTTGGGCGTTTGATTTAAAGGTGCTGGAAGTGGAAAACGGGGAAGTTGTCCCCAGGATTCCTGAATTGCTGGCACTGTTCAAGAGAGAAGTTATAATTGGCTTTGGTGTTCTTTTGCTGTCCATTGCCTTGGGCAACATTAGACTCAACCCTACTGCCATATTGCTAGTGATTCCTCTGGCAATTGACTGTGGTGCGGCTTTCTCTGATACCCAGATGCGGCAGGCTTGGCATGACCGTTATGCTGGAACTTTCATAGTTTCGTCGAGTCGGGGCTATTCTCTTGATTTAAAAATTAAGCGAATAGTTGGAACTTTACGACGAAATGTGAGACGATAG
- the rpmG gene encoding 50S ribosomal protein L33, producing the protein MAKSKGARIIVTLECTECRTNPDKRSPGVSRYTSTKNRRNTTNRLELKKFCTHCNKHTVHKEIK; encoded by the coding sequence ATGGCTAAAAGTAAAGGTGCGCGCATTATAGTCACACTAGAGTGTACTGAATGCCGGACAAATCCAGACAAGCGATCGCCAGGTGTTTCCCGGTATACCTCAACCAAGAACCGTCGTAACACCACCAATCGTCTAGAACTGAAAAAGTTCTGTACCCACTGTAATAAACATACCGTTCACAAGGAAATCAAGTAA
- the rpsR gene encoding 30S ribosomal protein S18, protein MSYYRRRLSPIKPGEPIDYKDVDLLRKFITERGKILPRRITGLTAKQQRELTLAIKRSRLVALLPFINAEG, encoded by the coding sequence ATGAGCTATTACCGTCGTCGCCTGTCTCCAATTAAGCCTGGAGAACCGATTGATTACAAAGACGTTGATTTGTTGCGTAAATTTATCACTGAGCGTGGTAAAATACTACCCCGAAGAATTACTGGGCTAACCGCTAAACAACAGCGAGAATTGACATTAGCAATTAAACGTTCCCGTCTTGTGGCTTTGTTGCCATTTATCAATGCGGAAGGCTAA
- a CDS encoding ribonuclease catalytic domain-containing protein: MEKGTLVEFRVQGDRRLGVVDRPDGKTRWFVVDERGQSHSLAPRQITYTVNGNTYKPSDIDRFLEEVKPYLDPSSLEVAWELLVEDGETVTPSQMANLLFSESNSAPSYAAHCLLSDDKLYFKQKGDAYEPRTAAQVAERKHQIEVEALKARGQQEFLTRVEQALQGEAVEWQRHDRQRLEGLEKYGTLLADIVKVGLNYDSLARAYPPPALVLETMNMLGRPATPQGAFQLLVDLGWWSATENLFLRRSSIPVQFPSKVLEVAQQRLDFPPTDLDTNRLDLTHLKVYTVDDESTTEIDDGLSWEKLPDSRERLWVHIADPTRYLAPEDDLDLEARKRGSTVYLPTGMIPMFPEILATGPMSLVQGRVCCALSFGVVLDETGAVEDFTIHPSLIKPTYRLTYEDVDEMLELGVQAEPEIAAIATWATKRKSWRYNQGAISINMPEAMIKVKNDDISIDILDDSRSRQLVAEMMILAGEVAARYGQVHNIPLPFRGQPQPELPPEDELLRLPAGFVRACAMRRCMPKSEMSITPVRHAGLGLDTYTQATSPIRRYSDLLTHFQLKAHLRGEVPPFTAEELKEVMMTVTSTTQELTMVERQTNRYWALEYLRRHPEEIWQVTVLMWLREDSNLALILLEDLGLQLPMVFKRSVRLGEQVLVKVSISDPQKDVIQFQEIIYQEAQTAAN, encoded by the coding sequence GTGGAGAAGGGGACGCTAGTTGAATTTAGGGTTCAAGGCGATCGCCGTTTGGGCGTGGTAGACCGCCCAGATGGAAAAACCCGTTGGTTTGTGGTAGATGAACGTGGTCAATCCCACAGCCTCGCGCCTAGACAAATTACATATACAGTTAACGGCAACACTTATAAGCCATCAGATATTGACAGGTTTTTGGAGGAAGTCAAGCCTTATCTCGACCCCTCCAGCTTAGAAGTGGCCTGGGAATTACTAGTAGAAGATGGAGAAACAGTCACGCCATCCCAAATGGCTAATTTACTGTTTTCAGAATCCAACTCAGCTCCCAGTTATGCTGCTCATTGCCTGTTATCAGATGACAAGTTATATTTTAAACAAAAAGGTGATGCTTACGAACCGAGAACGGCGGCTCAAGTAGCAGAGCGCAAACACCAGATAGAAGTAGAAGCCCTCAAAGCTAGGGGACAGCAGGAATTTTTGACGCGTGTAGAGCAAGCACTCCAAGGGGAAGCAGTAGAGTGGCAGCGTCATGACCGCCAACGCCTAGAAGGATTGGAAAAGTATGGAACACTTTTGGCTGACATTGTAAAGGTGGGGCTAAACTATGATTCTCTGGCGCGTGCCTATCCTCCCCCAGCCCTAGTTTTAGAAACAATGAATATGCTGGGGCGGCCCGCGACCCCCCAAGGCGCTTTTCAATTACTGGTAGATTTGGGGTGGTGGAGTGCCACGGAAAACTTGTTCCTGCGTCGTTCGTCAATTCCAGTTCAGTTTCCTAGCAAGGTATTAGAAGTGGCGCAACAGCGTTTGGATTTCCCGCCGACAGACTTAGACACAAATCGCCTCGATTTGACTCACCTGAAGGTCTACACAGTTGACGATGAAAGCACCACTGAAATAGATGATGGATTGAGTTGGGAAAAACTCCCCGATAGCCGGGAAAGATTGTGGGTGCATATCGCCGACCCTACCCGCTACTTAGCACCAGAAGATGATTTAGACCTAGAAGCCAGGAAGCGAGGTAGCACAGTTTATTTACCCACGGGAATGATCCCCATGTTCCCCGAAATATTGGCAACTGGCCCCATGAGTTTGGTACAGGGAAGAGTTTGCTGTGCTTTGAGTTTTGGGGTTGTCTTAGATGAGACAGGGGCAGTAGAAGACTTTACTATTCATCCTAGTTTAATTAAGCCTACCTATCGCCTCACCTACGAAGATGTAGATGAAATGTTGGAATTAGGCGTACAAGCAGAACCAGAAATTGCGGCGATCGCTACTTGGGCAACTAAGCGCAAATCTTGGCGGTATAATCAAGGCGCGATCAGCATCAATATGCCGGAGGCGATGATTAAAGTCAAAAATGACGATATCAGTATCGACATTTTAGATGATTCCCGTTCCCGGCAGTTAGTAGCAGAAATGATGATTCTAGCCGGGGAAGTGGCAGCACGTTACGGTCAAGTACACAACATACCCTTGCCCTTTCGTGGTCAACCACAACCGGAATTACCCCCAGAAGACGAATTACTCAGACTGCCAGCCGGATTTGTCCGTGCTTGTGCCATGCGGCGTTGTATGCCCAAGAGTGAAATGAGTATTACTCCTGTGCGTCACGCTGGTTTAGGTTTGGATACCTACACCCAAGCTACATCTCCGATTCGCCGCTACAGTGACTTACTCACGCACTTTCAACTCAAAGCCCACCTGCGGGGTGAAGTTCCTCCCTTTACCGCCGAAGAACTCAAGGAAGTGATGATGACCGTCACCAGCACCACCCAAGAGCTGACAATGGTAGAACGTCAGACGAATAGATACTGGGCGTTGGAATATTTGCGCCGCCATCCAGAAGAGATTTGGCAAGTAACAGTCCTCATGTGGTTACGGGAGGATAGTAACTTAGCACTAATATTGTTAGAAGATTTGGGTTTACAATTACCGATGGTATTCAAGCGATCGGTGAGACTCGGTGAACAGGTATTAGTAAAAGTTAGTATCTCCGATCCGCAAAAGGATGTAATTCAGTTCCAAGAAATAATTTATCAAGAAGCCCAAACAGCAGCGAATTAG
- the cas12k gene encoding type V CRISPR-associated protein Cas12k (Type V-K CRISPR systems have also been known as with the large Cas12k protein, has also been known as type V-U5, and Cas12k as C2c5.) — protein sequence MSVITIQCRLVAEEDILRQLWELMAEKNTPLINELLAQVGKHPEFETWLDKGRIPTELLKTLVNSFKTQERFADQPGRFYTSAIALVDYVYKSWFALQKRRKRQIEGKERWLTILKSDLQLEQESQCNLNVIRTKANEILTQFTPQSDQNKNPRKSKKAKKSAKLQKSSLFQILLNTHEQTQETLTRCAIAYLLKNNCQISERDEDPEEFNRNRRTKEIEIERLKDQLQSRIPKGRDLTGEEWLETLEIATVNVPQNEKEAKAWQAALLRKTADVPFPVAYESNEDMTWLQNDKDRLFVRFNGLGKMTFEVYCDKRHLHYFKRFLEDQEIKRNSKNQYSSSLFTLRSGRLAWLPGKQKGEPWKINQLHLYCTLDTRMWTAEGTQQVVNEKITKITETLTKAKQKDELNDKQQAFITRQQSTLDRINNPFPRPSQPNYQGRPSILVGVSFGLEKPVTLAVVDVVKNEVLAYRSVKQLLGKNYNLLNRQRQQQQRLSHERHKAQKQNAPNSFGESELGQYVDRLLADEIVAIAKTYQAGSIVIPKLRDMREQISSEIQSRAEKKCPGYKEVQQKYAKEYRMSVHRWSYGRLIESIKSQAAKAGIFTEIGTQPIRGSPQEKARDLAVFAYQERQAALI from the coding sequence ATGAGCGTTATTACAATTCAATGTCGCTTGGTTGCTGAAGAAGACATCCTCCGCCAACTGTGGGAACTGATGGCAGAAAAAAATACACCACTTATAAATGAATTATTGGCACAGGTAGGAAAGCACCCAGAGTTTGAAACCTGGCTAGATAAAGGCAGAATACCTACTGAATTACTCAAAACACTTGTTAACTCCTTCAAAACTCAAGAGCGTTTTGCTGATCAACCTGGACGCTTTTACACCTCAGCGATCGCTCTAGTAGATTATGTATATAAATCCTGGTTCGCTTTGCAAAAACGAAGAAAGCGGCAAATAGAAGGCAAAGAACGTTGGCTGACAATACTCAAAAGTGATCTACAACTTGAACAAGAAAGTCAATGTAACTTAAACGTAATTCGTACTAAAGCCAACGAAATTCTTACCCAATTTACCCCCCAGTCCGACCAGAATAAAAACCCTAGAAAGAGCAAAAAAGCTAAAAAATCTGCAAAGTTACAGAAATCTTCACTTTTTCAAATTCTTTTAAACACTCACGAACAAACACAAGAGACTCTTACTCGTTGTGCGATCGCATATCTGCTCAAAAATAACTGTCAAATCAGCGAACGCGACGAAGACCCAGAAGAATTTAATAGAAATAGACGCACAAAAGAAATAGAAATCGAGCGATTAAAAGACCAACTCCAAAGTCGCATACCTAAAGGTAGGGATTTGACAGGGGAAGAGTGGCTAGAAACTTTAGAAATTGCTACCGTCAATGTACCTCAAAATGAAAAAGAGGCAAAAGCTTGGCAAGCAGCACTTTTAAGAAAAACTGCTGATGTACCATTTCCTGTGGCTTACGAATCCAACGAAGATATGACATGGCTGCAAAATGACAAAGATCGTCTCTTTGTTCGGTTCAACGGCTTGGGAAAAATGACTTTTGAAGTTTACTGTGATAAGCGTCATTTGCACTACTTTAAACGCTTCCTAGAGGATCAAGAAATTAAACGCAATAGTAAAAACCAATACTCAAGCAGCTTGTTTACTCTGCGTTCAGGAAGGCTTGCTTGGTTGCCAGGAAAACAAAAAGGTGAACCCTGGAAAATAAATCAACTACATCTTTACTGTACTTTGGATACTCGGATGTGGACTGCTGAAGGAACTCAACAGGTAGTGAATGAGAAAATTACAAAAATTACCGAAACTTTAACTAAAGCAAAACAGAAAGATGAACTCAACGATAAACAGCAAGCTTTTATCACTCGTCAGCAATCCACTCTAGACCGGATTAATAATCCTTTCCCCCGTCCCAGCCAGCCTAATTATCAAGGGCGACCCTCAATCCTAGTTGGTGTTAGTTTTGGTCTAGAAAAGCCAGTAACACTAGCTGTAGTGGATGTTGTTAAAAATGAAGTTTTAGCTTATCGCAGCGTCAAACAACTGCTTGGCAAAAACTATAACCTTCTCAATCGCCAGCGACAACAACAGCAACGCCTATCTCATGAACGTCACAAGGCTCAAAAACAGAATGCGCCAAACTCCTTTGGTGAATCAGAGTTAGGACAATATGTGGATAGATTATTGGCTGATGAGATTGTGGCGATCGCTAAAACCTATCAAGCAGGCAGTATAGTTATTCCAAAACTCCGCGATATGCGTGAGCAAATCAGTAGTGAAATCCAATCCAGAGCAGAGAAGAAATGCCCAGGTTACAAGGAAGTTCAACAAAAATACGCCAAAGAATACCGCATGAGTGTTCATCGCTGGAGTTACGGCCGATTAATTGAGAGTATTAAATCCCAAGCTGCAAAAGCCGGAATTTTTACTGAAATTGGTACACAGCCAATCAGAGGTAGTCCACAAGAAAAAGCGCGAGATTTAGCCGTCTTCGCATATCAAGAACGCCAAGCCGCTTTAATTTAA
- the drmD gene encoding DISARM system SNF2-like helicase DrmD — MSVVTGQIVRVRSRQYLVEDVVAKPLVKEDTLVCLSCLEDDALGEQLEVLWEREVDAKVIGKTSWESIANRGFDNPRLFSAYLHTLRWNCVTSTDPKLFQAPYRAGIEVKAYQLEPLRKALLMPRVALFIADDVGLGKTIEAGLILREMLMRQKVRRVLISCPPSVVRQWQEEMESRFGLTFVIFDREFVASRRQERGYGINPWTTHSRFIISHALLRDETYAAPLRDWLGDFTGASMLILDEAHNAAPASGAKYAVDSQLTRTVRDIAPRFEHKLFLSATPHNGHSNSFAALLEILDPQRFCRGVPVRDSKLLDTVMVRRLKQDLREIGEEFPERRVIPIVIDNLPEDAPELKLSRLLQEYRSLREERLKEASKSTQNAAMLVITSLQKRLLSSIEAFARTLKVHRAAIEKQSVNRSANAIENLPLLLEPPGADDERAELAEEEVQAEEDTQVMVATGQAASFGLSSRELEILEEMTDVANQARYQADPRVEKLVAWIKQNLCPDLGKPNAAWLEKRVIIFTEYTDTKRYLQQKLQEAIAGSDKERDSEALRRNAERIDVFHGGIGEERREAIKNAFNADPLRHPLRILIATDAAREGVNLQNNCADLFHFDVPWNPSRMEQRNGRIDRKLQRSPIVHCYYFVLAQRTEDKVLKVLVKKTETIQKELGTLSPVVQKNLSRLLEGGIRHNQLTNITASIEQADLPNLQIVNEELEENRLRREELTKQLSQLQEMLKTSRDWLGLSDEHFRNAISASLEILGATPLTPVNSNEACQDSATARWTLPPLDQRADPTWANTLDTLRPPRKKGQKPWEWRREAAIRPVVFRDPGSLDGDVVHLHLEHRVVQRLLGRFLAQGFLHDELTRACVCLTDDPIPKVLALGRLSVYGQGASRLHDEVIAIAAEWSDPAARGRKKLQPLNEGEKDNVLALLEDSLASPRLQKASQTVKELLKQNATQDIADLIPHLERRANILAQRAEKKLTERGKKEAVEMKKILEQQQQRISQRKQEIENTKAIQLSIPFAEFPVEEKRQLEADRRHWEKRLKDLAEEIISEPARIEASYEVRAVRVEPVGLIYLWPVSG; from the coding sequence ATGAGTGTTGTTACTGGGCAAATTGTGCGGGTGCGATCGCGGCAGTATCTTGTAGAAGATGTAGTGGCTAAACCTTTGGTGAAGGAAGACACTTTAGTTTGCCTTTCGTGTTTAGAAGATGATGCGTTAGGTGAACAGTTAGAAGTTCTTTGGGAAAGAGAAGTTGATGCCAAAGTCATAGGTAAAACTTCGTGGGAGTCCATAGCAAACCGAGGTTTTGACAATCCCCGTCTATTTTCGGCTTATCTCCATACTCTGCGCTGGAATTGTGTTACCTCAACTGACCCAAAACTGTTTCAAGCACCATACCGTGCAGGTATTGAAGTCAAAGCTTACCAGCTTGAACCGCTACGTAAAGCTTTATTAATGCCTAGAGTTGCTTTGTTTATTGCTGACGATGTTGGTTTAGGGAAAACCATAGAAGCAGGTCTGATTTTAAGAGAAATGTTGATGCGGCAAAAAGTTCGCCGTGTTTTGATTTCCTGTCCGCCGTCGGTTGTACGGCAATGGCAAGAAGAAATGGAAAGCCGCTTCGGGCTAACTTTTGTAATTTTTGACCGTGAGTTTGTAGCTAGTCGTCGTCAAGAACGCGGTTATGGAATTAACCCTTGGACAACTCACAGCCGCTTCATTATTTCTCATGCTTTGTTACGTGATGAAACCTATGCTGCTCCTTTGCGTGATTGGTTGGGAGATTTTACAGGCGCATCAATGCTGATTCTTGATGAAGCACACAACGCAGCCCCAGCTAGTGGTGCGAAGTATGCTGTAGATTCTCAGTTAACACGTACTGTCCGCGATATAGCACCACGGTTTGAACATAAGCTGTTTCTTTCTGCTACGCCTCATAATGGTCATTCCAATAGTTTTGCAGCTTTATTAGAAATCCTCGACCCGCAACGGTTTTGTCGAGGTGTCCCTGTGCGAGATAGCAAACTTTTAGATACAGTGATGGTGCGGCGATTAAAACAAGATTTACGGGAGATTGGCGAAGAGTTTCCCGAACGACGGGTTATTCCTATCGTCATCGATAACCTTCCAGAAGATGCGCCGGAGTTGAAACTGTCGCGGTTGCTGCAAGAATACCGCAGTCTAAGGGAAGAACGGCTCAAGGAAGCATCGAAGTCAACTCAAAATGCGGCGATGCTGGTAATAACTTCGCTGCAAAAGCGTCTGCTATCTTCCATTGAAGCTTTTGCACGCACTTTAAAAGTTCATCGGGCGGCAATTGAAAAGCAATCTGTTAACCGTTCTGCAAACGCCATAGAAAATTTACCGTTGCTATTAGAACCCCCTGGTGCTGACGATGAACGGGCTGAACTAGCAGAAGAAGAAGTACAAGCAGAAGAAGATACTCAGGTAATGGTGGCTACTGGGCAGGCTGCAAGCTTTGGGTTAAGCAGCCGGGAATTGGAAATTTTAGAAGAGATGACCGATGTAGCCAACCAAGCTAGATATCAAGCAGACCCACGAGTTGAAAAATTAGTGGCATGGATTAAACAAAATCTCTGTCCTGATTTGGGTAAACCTAATGCTGCTTGGTTAGAGAAGCGAGTCATTATATTTACTGAATATACAGATACAAAACGCTACTTACAGCAAAAACTTCAGGAAGCCATTGCAGGTTCAGATAAAGAACGCGATAGCGAAGCGCTACGGCGAAACGCCGAACGCATTGATGTATTTCATGGTGGTATTGGCGAAGAACGCCGGGAAGCTATCAAAAATGCCTTCAATGCTGACCCATTGCGTCACCCCCTCCGCATTCTCATAGCCACGGATGCAGCAAGGGAAGGGGTAAACCTGCAAAACAATTGTGCTGACCTATTCCATTTTGATGTGCCTTGGAACCCGTCGAGGATGGAACAGCGCAACGGGCGTATTGACAGAAAATTACAGCGATCGCCTATTGTTCACTGCTACTACTTTGTTTTAGCGCAACGGACAGAGGACAAAGTATTGAAAGTGCTGGTGAAGAAGACCGAAACAATTCAAAAAGAATTGGGGACGCTTTCGCCAGTGGTGCAGAAAAATTTATCGCGTCTGCTGGAAGGTGGTATTCGCCACAATCAGCTAACTAATATTACTGCTTCCATAGAACAAGCTGATTTACCTAATTTACAGATAGTAAATGAGGAATTGGAAGAAAATCGACTGCGGAGAGAAGAATTAACCAAGCAATTATCCCAGTTGCAAGAGATGTTGAAAACATCGCGGGATTGGTTGGGACTGAGTGATGAACACTTCCGCAATGCTATTTCCGCTTCTTTAGAAATTCTCGGCGCGACTCCTCTGACTCCAGTCAATAGCAATGAAGCTTGTCAAGATTCGGCTACTGCACGCTGGACGCTTCCACCCCTTGACCAACGCGCAGACCCGACATGGGCGAATACTCTTGATACCTTAAGACCGCCACGCAAGAAAGGACAAAAGCCTTGGGAATGGCGACGGGAAGCAGCGATTCGTCCGGTAGTATTTCGTGACCCTGGTTCATTGGATGGGGATGTAGTTCACCTGCATTTAGAACATCGGGTGGTACAGCGTCTTTTAGGGCGATTTTTAGCCCAAGGGTTTTTACATGATGAGTTAACCCGCGCTTGCGTTTGCCTAACTGATGACCCAATTCCGAAAGTTCTCGCCTTGGGACGGTTATCTGTTTACGGACAGGGTGCGTCGCGGCTGCATGACGAAGTAATTGCGATCGCGGCGGAATGGTCAGACCCAGCCGCGAGGGGACGCAAGAAACTACAACCGTTAAACGAAGGGGAGAAAGACAACGTACTGGCTTTATTGGAAGATTCTTTAGCTTCTCCTCGTTTGCAAAAAGCATCCCAGACTGTTAAGGAACTGCTAAAGCAGAATGCTACTCAAGATATTGCTGATTTGATTCCCCATTTAGAACGTCGTGCCAATATTTTGGCGCAAAGGGCTGAGAAAAAGTTAACCGAACGGGGCAAAAAAGAAGCTGTAGAGATGAAAAAAATTCTCGAACAGCAGCAGCAGCGTATTAGCCAACGTAAGCAGGAAATTGAAAATACCAAAGCTATCCAGCTATCAATTCCATTTGCAGAGTTCCCTGTCGAGGAAAAACGGCAGTTAGAAGCAGACCGTCGCCACTGGGAGAAGCGATTGAAAGACCTGGCTGAAGAAATTATTTCTGAACCTGCCCGAATTGAGGCTTCCTACGAAGTTAGGGCGGTGCGAGTTGAACCTGTGGGGTTGATTTATTTATGGCCAGTTTCGGGTTGA